In Prochlorococcus marinus XMU1404, the sequence CATCGGAGGCATACTTAAACATGCACCTTCATTCCTAGCGTTTACTAACCCAACTACAAATAGTTATAAACGATTGGTTCCAGGTTTCGAAGCACCTGTAAATCTAGTTTATTCTGAGGGTAATAGATCAGCTGCGGTAAGAATACCTTTAACAGGTCCAAGCCCTAAAGCTAAAAGATTAGAATTCAGATCAGGTGACGCACTTGCAAATCCTTACTTAGCATTCTCTGTAATGATGCTTGCTGGTATTGATGGAATTAAAAATCAAATTGATCCTGGAGATGGAGTAGATGTAGATTTGTTTGAACTTCCAGCTGATGAACTTGCAAAAATTGATACAGTACCTTCATCTCTAAATGACTCACTTAATGCGCTAAAAGCAGATAAGGATTATTTATTAGCTGGTGGAGTATTTACTGAAGATTTTATTGATAACTTTATCGATATAAAATACGAAGAGGTACAACAATTAAGACAAAGGCCTCATCCACATGAATTCTTCATGTATTACGATGCATAATTAAAAGATCACCTTAGTTTAAATTAATCAATTTGAGAAATATCACAAAATATTCTCAAATTGATTTTTTTTTTGTTGGAATATAGATATATAAATTGAAAAATGGCTAGGGAATCTATTTCTAAAATTGCATATAAAACGCTACAACAAAGTAAAAGCATTGCAGGTTTCGCTCACAAGCAGATTAGTTCAAGATTAATGAACTTTATTCTTCCCGATTCAAAGCTTGAAAATTTTGATATAGATAGAGATCTTCTAATGCAAATCCAAAATTCAATGGATATCTTAAGAGAAGAAGATTGGAATGATGCAGAAAAAAATATATATCCAAAAAAATTATTGTTTGACGAACCATGGCTAAGATATCTAACTCAATATCCTAAAATTTGGCTCGATATGCCTAATACATGGGATAGACGCAGAAAACAAAACTTTGATGATCTTCCAAAATCAATTGATAAAGATAATTATCCTCAATATTACTTGAGAAATTTTCATCATCAAACAGATGGTTATTTATCAGATTTTTCAGCTAGCATTTATGACTTACAAGTTGAGATACTTTTCAATGGTAGTGCTGACTCAATGAGGAGAAGAATAATTAAGCCAATAAAAGAAGGACTTGAATTTTTTAGAGACAGGAAAAAAAGTTCTATAAAAATACTTGATGTAGCTACAGGATCAGGAAGAACATTAAAACAATTAAGAGCCGCATTTACTAAAGAAAAAATTACAGGAATTGATTTATCTGATTCATACTTAAAAGAGGCAAGTAGATATATTTCAGATTTAGATGGAGATTTAATTCAGTTAATAAAAGGTAACGCTGAGGAATTACCTTTTGAAAATGATAGTTTTCAATGCGTTTCTTGTGTTTACTTATTTCATGAATTACCTAGAACAATTAGAGCTAAAGTATTAAATGAATTTTTTAGAGTTCTTGAACCTGGCGGAGTATTAGTTTTAGCTGATTCAATTCAAATAAATGATTCACC encodes:
- a CDS encoding class I SAM-dependent methyltransferase, whose protein sequence is MARESISKIAYKTLQQSKSIAGFAHKQISSRLMNFILPDSKLENFDIDRDLLMQIQNSMDILREEDWNDAEKNIYPKKLLFDEPWLRYLTQYPKIWLDMPNTWDRRRKQNFDDLPKSIDKDNYPQYYLRNFHHQTDGYLSDFSASIYDLQVEILFNGSADSMRRRIIKPIKEGLEFFRDRKKSSIKILDVATGSGRTLKQLRAAFTKEKITGIDLSDSYLKEASRYISDLDGDLIQLIKGNAEELPFENDSFQCVSCVYLFHELPRTIRAKVLNEFFRVLEPGGVLVLADSIQINDSPDFTSVMESFYKSFHEPFYCDYIKEDINSKIEDVGFKDVKSNSFFMTKVWSAVK